A single Camelus bactrianus isolate YW-2024 breed Bactrian camel chromosome 1, ASM4877302v1, whole genome shotgun sequence DNA region contains:
- the P2RY1 gene encoding P2Y purinoceptor 1 — protein MTEVLWPAVPNGTDAAFLAGPGSPWGNSTVASTAAVAAGPYKCALTKTGFQFYYLPTVYILVFIIGFLGNSVAIWMFVFHMKPWSGISVYMFNLALADFLYVLTLPALIFYYFNKTDWIFGDAMCKLQRFIFHVNLYGSILFLTCISAHRYSGVVYPLKSLGRLKKKNAVYISVLVWLIVVVVISPILFYSGTGIRKNKTITCYDTTSDEYLRSYFIYSMCTTVAMFCVPLVLILGCYGLIVRALIYKDLDNSPLRRKSIYLVIIVLTVFAVSYIPFHVMKTMNLRARLDFQAPGMCAFNDRVYATYQVTRGLASLNSCVDPILYFLAGDTFRRRLSRATRKASRRSEANLQSKSEDMTLNILSEFKQNGDTSL, from the coding sequence ATGACCGAGGTGCTGTGGCCGGCGGTCCCCAACGGGACGGACGCTGCCTTCTTGGCCGGCCCGGGCTCGCCCTGGGGGAACAGCACAGTCGCCTCtaccgccgccgtcgccgccggCCCGTACAAATGCGCACTGACCAAGACAGGCTTCCAGTTCTACTACTTGCCGACTGTCTACATCTTGGTGTTCATTATCGGCTTCCTGGGCAACAGCGTGGCCATCTGGATGTTCGTCTTCCACATGAAGCCGTGGAGCGGAATCTCCGTGTACATGTTCAACTTGGCCCTGGCCGACTTCTTGTACGTGCTGACCCTGCCAGCGCTCATCTTCTACTATTTCAATAAGACAGACTGGATTTTCGGGGATGCCATGTGCAAGCTGCAGAGGTTCATCTTCCACGTGAACCTGTATGGCAGCATCTTGTTTCTAACCTGCATCAGCGCGCACCGGTACAGCGGGGTGGTGTACCCGCTCAAGTCCCTGGGCCGGCTCAAGAAGAAGAACGCGGTCTACATCAGCGTGCTGGTGTGGCTTATCGTGGTGGTGGTGATCTCCCCCATCCTCTTCTACTCGGGCACCGGGATCCGGAAAAACAAAACCATCACCTGCTATGACACCACCTCAGATGAGTACCTACGAAGTTATTTCATCTACAGCATGTGCACGACCGTGGCCATGTTCTGTGTCCCCTTGGTGCTGATTTTGGGCTGTTACGGATTAATTGTGAGAGCTTTGATTTACAAAGACCTGGACAACTCGCCTCTGAGAAGGAAATCCATTTACCTGGTGATTATTGTACTGACTGTTTTTGCTGTGTCTTACATCCCTTTCCATGTGATGAAAACAATGAATTTGAGGGCCCGGCTGGATTTTCAGGCCCCAGGAATGTGTGCTTTCAATGACAGGGTTTATGCCACTTATCAGGTGACAAGAGGTCTAGCAAGTCTCAACAGCTGTGTGGACCCCATTCTCTATTTCTTGGCAGGAGATACTTTCAGAAGGAGACTCTCCCGAGCCACCAGGAAAGCTTCCAGAAGAAGTGAGGCAAATTTGCAATCCAAGAGTGAAGACATGACCCTCAATATTTTATCCGAGTTCAAGCAGAATGGAGATACAAGCTTGTGA